Proteins from a genomic interval of Rosa chinensis cultivar Old Blush chromosome 2, RchiOBHm-V2, whole genome shotgun sequence:
- the LOC112185198 gene encoding probable CCR4-associated factor 1 homolog 11 gives MVLTVVGSLISVILMWTVLNILILMWNSVSIDVLKRQGIDFSENKCTGICSADFAEELERYGLVELLPCLTWATFQSAYDFGYLTKMFTGNKELPEDIKELMGNVKTYFGPNVYDIKYMMKFCDGLFGGLNSVADTLGVDRVAGSSH, from the coding sequence ATGGTGCTTACTGTTGTTGGGAGTTTAATTTCAGTGATTTTGATGTGGACTGTGCTcaacattttgattttgatgtggAATAGTGTCTCGATTGATGTCCTGAAGCGGCAAGGAATagacttttcggaaaacaaatgcACTGGTATTTGTTCTGCAGACTTTGCTGAGGAGCTTGAGAGGTATGGGCTAGTGGAGTTGCTTCCTTGCTTGACTTGGGCTACTTTCCAGAGTGCATATGATTTTGGATACTTGACAAAGATGTTCACTGGGAACAAGGAATTGCCTGAGGATATCAAGGAGCTCATGGGCAATGTGAAGACATATTTTGGACCGAATGTGTACGACATCAAGTACATGATGAAGTTCTGTGATGGACTGTTTGGCGGTTTGAATAGCGTGGCAGATACCCTTGGCGTTGACCGTGTGGCTGGGAGTAGCCACTAG